The genomic stretch AcccaccctccctctctcccccctcttgCACACCTCTCCCCCTCCAATCCCATCACCCTCTCCCATTCCCCTCACacacctctccccctcccttcccccttcttctctccctccctttcccctcacttccccccctctctcacacacctctacctctccccctcccttcgtctctccctcacacacctctcttaCTGTCTCAAACACCTTGAGCAAAGCTGGCACAATTTCAGGAGGAGAAAAAATGATTTGGGGAAAGGTGTTGGGTGGCGATATGCTAATGCTTAAAAAGATTAGCACAAACCTCGACTTTGAGCTAAATTCACTGCTTGGTGAGTTAATATATTATGACGGGGTTCAAAAATATTCGGCCTTTGTTTGAGTGCTGAgaatatttgttgtttttttggtgaaGTTTTCAACTTTTATCTACCTGCTAATGCAATACAATGAAATACGGATGTGCAGATGCCgtgtgacattttaaataaggaAGCTATTAATTACTAGATGTTTTACTGGCAATGAGCATAGCGTTAGGCGTAAGGAGTGTGTTGCAGAGCTAGTCTGTAATTCCGCCGATCCGTTTTTCAGCATGTATAGCCTGCAGTGCAAATAAAGTACTGTGACACTCGTCTAACTAGCGTAGGAGGATCAGTTTCACCTACATGTATCGTGTGTATtgggaaataaacacaaatgcatAATCGGAGCAAATTCAGATTGGAGGAAAAGTCATTTTGCTGCAAATTACTGCCTCGACAAGTTACAAGAATACCGAGAGTAAATATTACAGGTTTTGGTGGCAAAAACAGCTCCATCTTCCTTTATGAGGTTTTATCACATTAGCAGACGTACAGCAACGAAGACTCAAAGTCTGTAAACCAATGAATGAAATTTGAACTCTCCTCCTTGTGTCACTCCAACAGAACCACAGGACAGATGCCCCACCGATTAGTGTTGCATTTAGGATGCAGGACATCTGACTCCTTAATGACTTCGAGGCTACAAGCTTGTCATCAGTGAGATACTATGCATATCTAGTCACATCATCTTTCCCAGAGAACACacaatatttcaaataaatagaGGGTTCTAAATAATGCAGATATGTGGATAAGGTGTGCACGCTCACATTAACTTAACACAGTAACCAgtggcagatgtccttatccagagcgatgtacaaaagtgctttgaagtctatCAGCGATTATATTAACACTGGTGCACTAGGATACAATCGACCTAAAACTttgttcagggtttttttttttataaaacagagaaaataagtgctaatttaagtgtctgaggaagaggtaggtcttcagtCATCGTGTGAAGATGGCCAGTGACTCAGTTGTTCTGGCATCCACTGGAAGTTCGTTctaccacctcggtgccagaacagagaagagtcttgctgtataccgacctcttaccctgagagatggtgggagcagtcgagcagtgctgggagatctgagggagtgaggtgcagtgtgaggagtgacaAGAGCTTTGAGAAAAGAGGGAGCTGGTAGATTTTTGGCTTTGAATCGGTTGCGTGCTTCTACTGAACTGTGGCAATCTGATGACATTCTACTGGCATCCACTCACTGGCACTGATGGATTTCGCATTAAATTGCCTGTCAGTTGTCATATGAACTggacatgcagtgtgtgtagaaaACCCACCCTTTATCATGTGACCTCTGACACTTGTTGCCCAGTTTAAAGCCCCACAAATTTCCACTGGTCAGCTCACAAAACACCGAGTGGTGATGATGTCCTAAAAtgtccatgtgtttgtgtgttctaaAAGCAGTTTCTCAGCagcactactctctctctctctaaacttTACAGCTTTGAGACAATCAGAAACctttaaaaattcaaaaaagTGTGGCCACAATTTAAGCCCACAAAGAAACttaaaaaacagataaatataaaaatacatttgtatttatacatttatacataatgAGCAAGCAAAAGGAACATAAAAAGCATTGAAAtttatcacaaacacaaactcgcCTTGTTTCTGAATACCGTATGAATCAAGCAACTTGATATTCACACGCTTAAGACGATCTGTAACACATAAAAGTAGTCACTAAAAGTCTGTGTGAATGATTAAACAAGGCTGATCGTCCAGCTCAATACACTGGTTAAAAGCTGGGTTCTAGGTTCTCTGTAGACATAATTTACTTGATAAAGAAATTTTATCATTGCTGTAGTAACTCCTGCAATTTTCACAAATGATTCTGATCATTAATGCAGAAATACTCGTAGCTCTGTGACGTCTCGCATCGTCTATTCATTAACATGACGGTGTACATTAGGCACACGTGggtgcattcatttatttactcttttatAAACACGAGTAAGAGTATGAGTAAGAGTCACGAGTAAGACATGAAATACTGGTGATTTATTTCTAGCAATCCTGTTAGGAGATATATGGAGCTTGAAAGTTAGTCACCCTTCAAACTGGTCATCCTTTCTGGAATGTTGCTGACTTGGAATTCCTGCTCTAGGGATACAAGTGTTTCAGAAAGGCCCAAAATATCCAACTGAGCCTAGCCATTTACACTGAATCAATCAAAACATACAAGACTTGTGGCTGGATGAATTTATTGAATGCATTGGGATGTTACAAATACTACAAGGTTTTCCGCACTGTTGTAAATTGAACGCAGGTGTCTATAAAATCCATTTCATAACCCTTTAAGATGCTTATTCTGGGTTCCCATGGACGAGCAGCTGCAACTCCCAGACAGTCCAGCAAAGTGACGTAAGGCAAACCTCCTGAAGCACGTGCTAACAGTCTCTGGATCCAGGAATCAGGCGGTATGATGGACGCATCAGTGTTTGGCAAATGATTAAAGATATTCCGCTACATACGGAAATGCAGTGCCAACAGTGAAGTCTGAGCGAGGAGGAATAAATGGTCTGGATGTTTTACAAGGTTTGGGTTCCTTAGCTCCAGTAAAGATTAACATTTTACACAATTGCATGCTTCAGACTTTGCCTCACCAGTCTGGAAAAGGCCTCGGTGCACAAAGACAGCTCTATAAATACATGTGCTAGTCCCAGTTAACCTACAATCTGTCAGGTATTAGAGTTAGTGTGAAAAATTCTTCCATTGATCTATTATTTCCAGTAGATTATTTCTTGCAAATAGAAGGGGGAAGTTTTGAGAATGtttgcttctatttttttttggttacttTCCGTATTTAACCTGCAAAAACATGGCACACAAACACGACTGACAAATCTACAAACAGTGTGACGTGTTAGTAGGATGCAGTACTTACACGATTAACTTATGCCCCACACTTAAAAGTATATACTTTATCTTCACGCCTGAGTAGTGTATAGAATAGACATATAGTAGACATAGTAGACATACGGGGACACGGCAGAGCATTGAGGAAGCCGCTCCACATTTTTAGCCTGAACTACAACATGCTGAATTTAACCCAggcatttttcctttttctaaaAGCAGCACAAACGCTTAGGACTGAACAGGCACAAATTCCCACACTTCAAAAAATttccaataaaacaaaaacaatccacaAATCCTCTGGCTGTGTTTACTGATCTAATGTAGAGAAgcagtatttgtgtgtattaactagccagtgtgtgtctgcaatCAGCCTAGAAATCAATAAACCGGGGTGTGGTAGctcggtggttaaggtgttcaaCTACTGAtttggaaggtcattggttcgaatcccggGTCCACcgagctgctactgctgggcccctgagcaaggcccttaaccctcaattgctcaggtgaacaaactgaaataaaaatgtaagtcactctggataagatttaaatgctaaatgctgtaaagtaaATAAACCATGAATCAGTTTCGCATGAATGTAAAAGACTGAAGTTTGGATTTTAACGCCACGTGTGTGTCATTCCTGTGTACTGAAGACCCACAGGGCTGTTAAACGGTAAGAGATGTTTAAGTGATGCTGTGACTACTCACTTGTTCCTGAGCACCTGCCAGGCCGCCTCGATATCCGCGTACAGGTTCTTCTCGGACGGTTTCCCGGTGCTCTGTCCGTACCCGGAGTAGTCGTATGAGAAGACGTTGCAGTTAATGCGCGAGCCAAGGCCGATGTAGAAGCTGCACATCTGTCCGAGGTCCACGGCGTTGCCGTGAGAAAAGAGCAGCGTGTAGCGGCTACTGGGCGCGCAGCGGACGAACATACACAACACGCGGTTACCGCGACTCGTGCGCGTGCCAAACACCTCAACGGCGTCCAGCTCGCGCTGGGAGTACTGCCAATCCGCGCGCTCGGTCAGGTGCAAGCTGCACGCGCCCTCAGTATCCGTGTGCACCGAGTACGTAGGCTCCGGGGGCAGGAAGGCCAGCTTAGCGGCGATGCGGCTCGGGCAGGGCGGGCAGCAGAACAGCCAGCAGAGCTCGCCCAGTGAGAAGCCGTTCATTCTCGGGCCTTGCTCAGGCATTGATGCGTTAAACTGCTAACGTTTAATCACAAAGCACGGAAGGGGAAAACTACGCTTTAGAAATTGTTTATATAGCAAGCTAGCTAATCAATACAAGCTAAGCTAATAAGCTAATAAATGCAGCGTTAGCTACGTACCGCTTCCTGTGGCGCCTCTTAAATCAGTCGATTAACATCTTAAGATCTTTGCTTACCGCAAATACGACGTTGCCAAATAATTCTCCGACCCTTTAAATTAACAATTTGATTCCAGCAGTAAGTTAGCTTAGCCATACACAATGGAAGCAGCCATTTCTCTTGCTACAGTTAGGCCAAGTATAAGACTTCCGGTAGAAGCGGAAATCCTGTCAAACCGGAAGACAATGACGTCGCGACTCCGtgccaaagtaaaaaaaaaaaaaatagtcgtgtcaagtatatattttttctttacaagGAAAAAGGCCCGAGCTATCAGttcatatattttgtatttatttaaacattattgcCACGTTACACACAAcatttatgctttttattaaaagctgTAACACTGCTAtcaattttaatataaacagtCAACCAATAATATTATTCAGTTTCCATAACAATTCTGCAAAAATGGGGACAacatatgtaaaaataaatttgagGTAGTTTAATATCTATTTGAAATCCAGCACATGGTCAGCCATCTTAAACATGACCTGGTTGAAAAAGCAGGTACAGAAAAATCCATATTAGCAGCACATCAGGCTCTCCAAgcactgagatgcttttctgctcaccgtgattgtaaagagtggttatttgaggtATAGTAACCTTCCTGTCAGTCTGGCATTTTCCTCAGACCTCACTCTTTTATCTCACCAGCCACAAAACTGCAGGGCAATGGTTTGTTTTACACTCCATTCTTTCGGAATTCCTTAAACCAGCATGcctggcaccaacaatcatgccTTGGTTAAAGTCACCGATGTTAAGTTTCTCCCCATTCTGATGTCTAATTGGAACATTAACTGAAGTgcatgacacacactcacatcaactgtgtggactgcacagacctacaccaaatatacactcttccaatatatatctatcaaactgtttacatgctgtttttgctctttgaacatgctgtctcacattttagTTGATTGctattttgcacaatactttacaatatctcatgtaactgctgctataataaagtgttcattccagtatttctgcacacacaatgtggattgaacatacagtatttacactggtcgtgctgttttttgtttttttgttttttgtcctttttttgtcttttttgtcttgtttgtcttgtcctgcactgtttgcatcaggttgcacagttgcactttatgtggctaggactacttactaagtccttagctctttgttctacagtatgtagcaccatggtacTGTAGAAACGTTGTCTTATTTCACTTGATGTACCTGTATAATTTTTGCACTGTGCTGCTGATTTTTGGCTGATTTTGAGTAGTATGAGTAATATATACATTGAGAACAATCtgtattattgtaattattttaataatttcacTTTAAATAGTTTCACTCAAaactgaaaaacattttttttaaatatttaaaaaaaagtctgtttttcTGAACCCTGGCCTCTGAAAGGATGTACTATGTAGTGCTCTTGTCTTGATTGAAAAAagtcactgcttttttttttttttttttgaaaaaaagtCACTGCTCTACTTAAAATGCTACCTAATCAGGACTCTGGGTCACTGAGTCTTTGTTAAGTACATCAGCTCAGTGATACATGATCATATTAGTACTCATTAGCTCATATGTCACTCTGACCTCTGGAACATCATCCCAACTCTGGAACTGTGGAAAAATCTAAACTCACTTTGTAACCACAAATGTTGATATAAGAAAATAACGACATTCATCTAAATATCCATGCATACTCAAAATGGTACATACCAAACTAAGTAATTTACATGAATAACATCCTAAAGTAACATTATATCTTTAGTAAAATAAGTTTCTTTCTGGGTTAATGGAATGGAAATAGGACTATATATTACTAAGCCAATAACAAATGAATTAATGGGATGATTTTTGAATAATAaggttaaatgtttatttttcagcacTCAATCTTTACCCAGATTCTCAATCTGTGCTTCACTGTTTTTGCATAGGCTTGTCTAACCTAATATTCTCAACAAGGATAAGCCAAGAAATCAGCAGGAACTTTGGACAAAATGCTAAAACCACAGTAAGGCAATCAGACGTTCACAGTTTCAAAGGCATAGTTGGTAAATGACCAAACTGGAACACTGTTTCTTTCAGATTATATACGCAATGCATTTAGTGTGATATCCAGGCTTGTGGCAGGACAGATGGATGAGACATGCAAAAGAATGAACCAATGGACATCTCAGATTGTTATTAAATTTCAGATACGTTGGTCAGAGACTTTGGTTTCTTCAGTCACGGTCCACTAAAAGAAACAACAGTCTGTGCTTTGGATTTCAACAGACATTTTCCCGTTCTGACTTTAATTTGTTTCTTGATGTATTTGAGTCCTAAGAGTAGTGGTATATGGACTGTCTCACAGAGGCCTCCTGTTTTACTAGTTCTCCACAACCGCCTCAGGCTCCGACGTGTTATTACCTATGAGTGCAGCAACAAAAATCTTacaacaagcaaaataaaaaggaacTGTTGGTTTAATCAGATTTCCAGAGGTAACACCTATTTACTGCAACTTATTATCAGAACAGATGCTCTTTTATAACCTAGCAGATTATAATGTTTATGCTATTTCAGCACTTCTCTTTTATCCCTCACACATGCACCTTCTGCTGCGAATATATTAAAGTTATATTCAAAGTCTCAGAGTCAGaaggtttatttttatctttggaGAGTGCAAAGTAAGAAGGATCAATTCTACTTGTGAGAATCAAATATTTTCCAATAGTACTActtgaagaaaaaacaatgtTTGATCCTTTGGAAATATCAGTGAGCCCATTTTCCGATTTCTAATAAATCATGTCAAAAAGTCATTTGTGGTGAAATCCTAATCAAAGGTTGACAACTTTAGATTACAACAAATTGCTGTGTGTAGTAGACCCACTTTTGCTAGATTGCAGAGTCTGAGTGTGTCATAAGAGCCACTTGAGTTCTCGGCATGCACTTGTGCAATTGTGTCTCGTTCCTACATTTGTACTCAGACGTCTATAGTAAAGGTCAACTGGGATTTAATGGCAGGAAGTGAAACAACAGGTTGTATTGGGGAAAGAATGGGGAGAAATGACAAATCTTCCTGTCATCCATTTTTTCCTGCATTTGTTCTCACCTCTTCTATTTCAGCTTGAGTCTCAGCAGTATCCCTTTGCATAGAACTTAATTGAACATTGGAGCACAAACTCAATGTCTAGATGTGTGTTCTTTCAGCATACTGTGAACTTTTGTGAAGACAGTAAATTAATCTAATATTTTTGCAATGCTCTAGGTTCAGGTTCATTCCTTAGCTTGTGTCCCAGTCTGTACAGAGGTTTGCATGGTACtgtatttatatgtttgtgtgggtttaTTCCAGTTTCCCCAGTTTTCTACTGCCAGTAGGTGGGTTGGCAGCTCTAAAATTACCCCTAGGTAAGAACTGTGTgaatttgtttgtatgtgtggtgCCTTGCGATGGACTGGTATCCCATTCATAGCCTGTTCCCTTATGCTCACTGCTCCTAGGATAGCCTCTAGATCTAACATAACTTTGACCAGAATATGGTGCTTCCTAAAAATGATTTGCTTGAAAGAATATTTACTGTGTATTActatttcattctttcattattttatacgATTTCACAATTACATCCTTCACTCACAAGGTTATATCGTTTGTATTCTGAGTGACAGAACCTAACTAGActgcagaggtgggagtaagtcacacatgtgcaagtcacaagtaagtctcaagtcatgaacgtcaagtcaaagtcaagtcgagtcttttatgaatatttgtcgagcaagtctcaagtctcaaatttgggacttaagtctgactcgagtcaagtcatatgactcgagtcccccatctctgctagACTGTAGCACCTCTAAATACTAGGATTACTTTATATGGTTCTGCCTCATTTGTAACTTATTTTGAACACAagcaaatgttctttatttttccaaatgaacaaatctaGAGTTAGGTGCAGCCTAAACCTCCTTCAACTGTACCCTGATCGACCATTGTAGATCacagctctttttttatttggctcCCTCGCATTTTCCGTATTTCATTAACATAACAAGACACAGATCTCCAGATGGCCTTGCATTAATGGCTTTGTGCAAATGAAGAGCAGTTGCTGGAGAGCTCAAGTTAACAATGACCAGAATGCTCATGGGCCGCTGCTAAACAAAACAGAGATGGCAATAACAACAAAAGGCTTCTGGATGGTTTAGAGCAGCACTGGTGGGAGCCATCCAGTGTGATGAGTCGAACCTGGACAAAACCCACCCGATTCATGTCCTGCTTTTGGGAACATAGCAACCCAAAACTGATACTTtgtcaaaaacaaacagcattctTGGATGTGCTCTAAGAGCCGCTTCGGCACAGTAGTGCTTATTTAATTGGTGAGCTGTGGCTCTCTGCTATCAGCTATTACCGCCTCTGGAAAGGCAGATCTATGTGTTATTGGAGATTAAAAACAGGAATACTTGAAAACAGGCTCTCCTGGGTGCTAAAGTGCTCTCTGTGAAGCTAGCAAAAGGTTATTGCTAGTGGAAAGACCCAGTGAGAAAGGCACTGTGGGGCTACCATTCATCTGAACAATGCTAGAAGTTTTGATAGGTCCTCCGCATATGTGCATTTCCTTTCAGAGTGAACGGTTGCATGGTTTTGAAGGAAACCTTGGGACTTAGAGGCAGCAGAGTGAGACACAACTCGCAATTAGGATTATATGCTCCATCAAACTTTCTGTAAGGTTTACACATACATTCTTCCCACCATTGTGTCCAAGAATTCACTATTTTTTTGATAAAACACAAttgtttgattcattttccCATGTTTACCTCTGAAAACATTGCCATTTCCTAAGATTAAGACGTACAAGAAGTGTGTCATTAAAGCTGAAATACTCTTTTTCCATTCAAGTagtcggattttttttttatgttgtgcgGTGAGTAGCATTGCCATTTTTTCAGCTCTACGATTACTAGTTGTATCCTGACCACGGTGTTTCACGTATTCACACCCACATGGGTTTCTGCTATGTTCTCTCgtttccttttccttcttccCAAAGAACATTCCAGTATATGGATTGATGACTGTAATAGAGTGAATAAGTAGAATGACAGAACAAATGTGTGTTCATGATGCCCTGCAATGGACTGGCGGCCCATCCAGGCCTTGTGTCCAGAGTTCCCAGGATATGTTCCCTATCCACTGTGACCTTGACTAGGATAAaggttatagaaaatgaaagaaggtGCATTTATTAAACAAGGGATGAAATCAGTGGTTTAAAAGTGACTATTAATGTAGTGTTTCATGCTTATTtgaatgtgtgaaaaaaaactgctctgcttcttttctgttctggtttTAAATCAGGTTGCATCATCTGTCAAAAGTGGATATTTAACAACCACAGGAGATCTTTCACTCAGATCCTTCACATTCAACCTTCTGTTCAAAAGTAATTATCATACAGATTCAAAGCACCGATTTACATTTATGGGGCCAATTATTGGTCCATTCTTGATCTCAGTATACACTAGAGCTTAGTGATCAAATCACATGATCTCTCAGAAGTTAAAATTCTAATACAATCATTATCTATTTCCAGACTACTGGTCTAGTTACTAGCCACACCTTGCATGCTATATCACCTTTCCAGAGCATCTGAATGTTGCTGCTTACCAGCTTTATGACCTTCAAGAATTAATATCCAAATCCAAAATTCATCTTCTTGAACTTGATAAAGCAAATTTGATTTTCTTGGTACTCTTTGGCACATTATCCTCTGTAGCACATTAGCTGCAAACCTTGGTTCAGAACAAAGAATTTCTTTGAATGTCCTTCCCTTAGACCAAATATGCACGGTAAGGCAAGATCACACTACTTTAGTGTCTTGTTTCCTCAATCCTCAATGGTGCAATAATCATCCTCTTCCATTCCAAATGTCCAGTTGTAACCaatccttccaaaaaaaaacccccactttaaaataaatgacttatttgtatttctgtttattgtcgTTTATTGCTTatgccccccacccccaacacacacacacacacacacacacacacacacacacacacacacacacacacacacacacacacacacacacacacacacacacacacacacacacacacacacaggctctacAAACACCTTATTCTCTGTTTGAAGTTATCAACTCCACATTTCCCAAAAACACATTCTTCAAGCAATTTATTGCATTGAAGCTTTTATCTGTTCTTACTCTTTGTAAACTTGATGATTAATatgaatagtaaaaaaaaataaataaaggttctgTCTATCTTTGTGCCTCAAGTACAGGTTCTGTGTAGGGGAATCTATAGAATCTATAAAGATGCTACCGAAGagtgttaatttttttagcATAACTCTCATGCTAAATGCATTATGATTTACATCTATACATTCCCCAAATGCTTATTTAGTAAGCATGTCGATAAAGAAATGTCCTAGCAAGGGCAGGTCACAGAGCTTAGCAGCTGAGGATTAAATGCCTTGCATAAGGGCCCAAAAGTGCCTCTTGAGTTTTGAACACAAGCTTCCAGCCAGAACCTGATTGTGCTGATTGTCACAATAGAACCGCCAAGCTACCACTTATACAAGAGATGGAATTTATTGAtctgtattttgtttctatattaaATACCCACTTCAGGCAGATTTAAGAGAGATCCTTCACCTCGCCAACTGAAGTCCACTTTCAGTATGGCTGCTTAAGACTAATAGCACTGTCCGAAACAACTAGGGCACATAAAAGTGTCAGAGGCACCTTTGTTTTGCAAGTTAGGATGTAGACCTGCTGGGGTGAGGATATGTAGTACTGGCAAAAACACTATcactgatttttattatttcactttGAGAAGTTCCCGAATAGTTTATATGATATATAGCTCTGACGCATCGCCGGAGATGATATTTATGCTATACTGCAGTACTATCTATCTGGGTCAGATAGAGCTTCCAAATGCTATAGGCAATGAGTGTAAACAAGTTTCTGAATATATTTtagaatggcaaaaaaaaaaaataggttacTGAATGTGCAAATGGGTAAATAACTATTCATAAAGGAGTCAGTGCTACAATGGCTCTAAAAAGTCTACACAGCCCtaattaaatgacaaaaaaatgtaataacctGGTTGCATAAATTTGCAAATCCTTTTATAATCGGAGAGGTGGCTGTGTTCAGAATGAACACCATACTGACAGTGCATAAGGGTGGAGGCAGCATGATGGTTTCTGAACTAGGTTTTTTTTGATGAAAGTGGCAGGAATCATGAAGAGTTACAAATACCTGCCGTTTTTAAGCTAAAGATGAAAAAGCTTGTTAGCACATATGTTGTTAGCATATATATATGGAGTCATGGGCAGATACTGTACATGAGATTAAGTCTAAATCGTGATAtatcttttcttttcacttgcCTTTCTCGGATTAAATACCAGAACTGAAACAGAGATAATACTGGCTTTTAACTCTGAGTTGCTCAGGTGTATACTTGGATTGAATTTCGATTTTAGATACAAGCACACAGAATAAACataatgatgtgtttgtgttctacTCTGAGTTTATCTCCGGTTACAATTTTGGTTCAAAAGTTGAACAGCCAATTTCTACCTCACATTTAAGAAAAGAACCAGAAATGATGGTTTTATTTCTTGTTCAATTTTCACTAGCCTCAACCTTTTCTCTACTTTTCTGGACACAACATTTAGAAACGTTAAGGTCGCATTCCGATTGACCTGCCACACTTCTGTGTGTACACACTTCTGCATGTCAGTTTTCCAAGAAGAAATACTTCTGAAGCAGTGGTTTCCCCACATAAGAGAATATTGCACACCTTTTTTTCCCACAgttgtgtataaatataaaactttcTATCTTGCAACTGCAAGCTAATATTGTgactttttaatcttttataacTTGGTAAGATCACACCATTGCAAGTCCATTGCAGATGCAGAATAAAAGATCACAGCTGTATGATATAAACTAGCAAAGACAAGTGCTGCTTGCTTCTCCAGCAAATACTGTTTTATTGGTGCCTGTCTTGAGCAAAATTCAGTTAGAACCTTGAGTTAGAACCTTTGACACTATATGAATAAACcatgaaaaaaatacagttcCAATTTTATTGTGCTGGTATTACTGAAATTAAATGAGTAGTAAATGAACCTATATTGAGTCAAAAAGGCATAAATATGCCTTTTAATCAAGCACAAATATGCTCCGATTGcactttgatgatgatgatgataatgatgattatgatgatgattatttatataattattatataagtaCCGGTTTATTTATATGATTAATTTcacaattaatatatttatttaattatcttaTTAAAAAGCCGCAGGTCTTTCTAAATTCATGTATAACTTCTGTAGTTTCTCTTTAACCCCATGTTAGTGAAAGagtaaaattattataatagcaCTGTAGCAGCATGACTCACCAAAGAGTGcctaaagattattattatacaagACAGAGGTGTGTACAGGactgtttaatttaattgaactctctctctctctctgaaggaATTCTGCCAAACCTGCCACAGAAAGCCTGACTGCTCCAACCCGCCCCTGCAGTTATTTTCTTGTTCAGGTCTGCGATTTATTCTAATCAACATAGATGAGTCTTTTCCCCAAATGCAAACACACTAGCAGTTTTAATCCCTGTGACACATCCATAGTTACTGGAGATGAATAAACAGACAATGCTCAATGCCTTGTGAGCACCAGTACAGTCCtaatataatgaatatactTTATGTATCTTTTCTTTGTCTCATATTAGTGATATTAGTGAATAAATTTACACACTA from Tachysurus fulvidraco isolate hzauxx_2018 chromosome 2, HZAU_PFXX_2.0, whole genome shotgun sequence encodes the following:
- the abhd17c gene encoding alpha/beta hydrolase domain-containing protein 17C, encoding MPEQGPRMNGFSLGELCWLFCCPPCPSRIAAKLAFLPPEPTYSVHTDTEGACSLHLTERADWQYSQRELDAVEVFGTRTSRGNRVLCMFVRCAPSSRYTLLFSHGNAVDLGQMCSFYIGLGSRINCNVFSYDYSGYGQSTGKPSEKNLYADIEAAWQVLRNKYGVTPENIILYGQSIGTVPTVDLAARYECAAVILHSPLMSGLRVAFPDTRKTYCFDAFPSIDKVSKVASPVLVIHGTEDEVIDFSHGLAIYERCPRAVEPLWVEGAGHNDIELYAQYLERLKQFISFELATS